One Streptosporangium sp. NBC_01495 DNA window includes the following coding sequences:
- a CDS encoding ATP-grasp domain-containing protein codes for MGHLLMVESWVGSMSSLLPRAIREAGHRFTFLTRDLHHYLRAPSGALAHPLLAADNVVTAETNDVPALLRYVERLHEALGFDGVISSCDYYLATAARLAAHLGLPGAGPEAVERAYRKDLTREALRKAGLPGPAFAVTGGWPETASRAEEIGYPLVIKPVDLCAGMYVRRVDDREQLREAYLALEGFPVNARQQRRLPVVLLEEVLTGPEISVESVAFEGETGIVGMTDKSLTGEPWFVESGHMFPAALDPGTVRSAGEAALAALAAVGLDHGVAHTELKLTPDGPRVVEINPRPAGNQITELVRRVTGVDIPTAYAQLALGERPWLAPADTGVRSAAIAFLLPPGPGTLSAVHGTRRLAEAGDVVEWQVKTAGFRAGEPTSNNGYLGHVMVADTAGSGARSRAEELVAGLTVEYA; via the coding sequence TTGGGGCATCTGCTGATGGTCGAGAGCTGGGTGGGATCGATGAGTTCCCTGCTGCCCAGGGCGATCCGGGAGGCGGGTCACCGGTTCACCTTCCTCACCCGCGATCTGCACCACTACCTGCGCGCCCCGTCAGGGGCCCTCGCGCACCCCCTGCTCGCCGCCGACAACGTGGTCACCGCGGAGACCAACGACGTCCCGGCCCTGCTGAGGTACGTCGAGCGGCTGCACGAGGCCCTCGGCTTCGACGGGGTGATCTCCTCGTGCGACTACTACCTCGCGACGGCCGCCCGGCTCGCCGCCCACCTGGGGTTGCCGGGGGCCGGTCCCGAGGCCGTCGAGCGGGCCTACCGCAAGGACCTCACCCGGGAGGCGCTGCGGAAGGCGGGGCTGCCGGGACCGGCCTTCGCCGTCACGGGCGGCTGGCCCGAGACGGCCTCGCGCGCCGAGGAGATCGGCTACCCCCTGGTGATCAAGCCGGTCGACCTGTGCGCCGGGATGTACGTGCGCAGAGTGGACGACCGGGAGCAGCTTCGCGAGGCCTACCTGGCGCTGGAGGGATTCCCCGTCAACGCGCGACAGCAGCGGCGGCTGCCCGTCGTCCTGCTGGAGGAGGTCCTGACCGGCCCCGAGATCAGCGTCGAGTCGGTGGCCTTCGAGGGCGAGACCGGCATCGTCGGCATGACCGACAAGAGTCTCACCGGCGAGCCGTGGTTCGTGGAGAGCGGCCACATGTTCCCGGCCGCGCTCGACCCCGGCACGGTGCGGTCCGCCGGAGAGGCCGCCCTCGCCGCGCTGGCCGCGGTCGGACTGGACCACGGCGTGGCCCATACGGAGCTGAAGCTGACCCCGGACGGGCCGAGGGTGGTCGAGATCAATCCCCGGCCCGCGGGAAACCAGATCACCGAGCTGGTCCGCCGGGTGACGGGCGTGGACATACCGACCGCCTACGCCCAGCTCGCGCTGGGAGAGCGGCCCTGGCTGGCACCCGCCGACACCGGGGTGCGCAGCGCGGCCATCGCCTTCCTGCTGCCCCCGGGGCCGGGAACGCTCTCGGCGGTCCACGGCACCCGGCGGCTCGCCGAGGCCGGCGACGTCGTCGAGTGGCAGGTCAAGACCGCCGGATTCCGCGCGGGGGAGCCGACGAGCAACAACGGCTACCTCGGCCACGTGATGGTCGCGGACACCGCCGGCTCCGGCGCCCGATCCCGGGCCGAGGAACTCGTGGCCGGCCTGACCGTGGAGTACGCGTGA
- a CDS encoding endonuclease/exonuclease/phosphatase family protein has product MIRSRWVSLLVWSAVLPFAAWALLRAGGWTPVWQWVALVAFTPYVAAASAIPLLLALGLRRWAAAALALVTSAVLATTVLPRYFGDGDRPAADGGRLRVLAANLAVGAGDTDVLMRLVRSLDPDVLALQEVTPAARDRLEAAGLRERMPHVVDRAVDGVWGSGIYSKHPVTERPLIALGRFRQARGVIRHPSGHEIEVVSVHPCAPRYGDRVPCWEQGLRALPRAGGQLRVLAGDFNATLDHRLVRDLLDSGYRDAADVTGHGLTATWPQQGWEPVPGVTIDHIFADSRMAIRTFGVHHLPDTDHRPVFSELGLPRFTKR; this is encoded by the coding sequence ATGATCAGATCGAGATGGGTGAGCCTGCTGGTCTGGTCGGCGGTGCTGCCCTTCGCGGCCTGGGCGCTGCTCAGGGCCGGCGGGTGGACCCCCGTCTGGCAGTGGGTCGCCCTGGTGGCGTTCACGCCGTACGTGGCGGCGGCCTCGGCGATCCCGCTGCTCCTCGCCCTGGGCCTGCGCCGCTGGGCGGCCGCGGCCCTCGCCCTGGTCACGAGCGCGGTGCTGGCGACGACCGTGCTCCCCCGCTACTTCGGCGACGGCGACCGGCCCGCCGCCGACGGGGGGCGGCTGCGGGTGCTCGCCGCGAACCTCGCCGTCGGCGCGGGCGACACCGACGTCCTGATGAGGCTCGTGCGCTCCCTCGACCCGGACGTGCTGGCCCTCCAGGAGGTCACCCCGGCCGCGCGCGACCGTCTGGAGGCGGCCGGGTTGCGCGAGCGCATGCCCCACGTCGTGGACCGCGCGGTCGACGGGGTGTGGGGCTCGGGCATCTACTCCAAGCACCCCGTCACCGAGAGGCCACTGATCGCGCTGGGCAGGTTCCGGCAGGCGCGAGGGGTGATCAGGCACCCGAGCGGCCACGAGATCGAGGTCGTCTCGGTCCACCCCTGCGCGCCCCGGTACGGCGACAGGGTGCCGTGCTGGGAGCAGGGACTGCGGGCGCTGCCCAGGGCGGGCGGGCAGCTGCGGGTTCTCGCCGGGGACTTCAACGCCACCCTCGACCACCGGCTGGTGCGCGACCTGCTCGACAGCGGCTACCGCGACGCGGCCGACGTCACCGGGCACGGCCTGACGGCCACCTGGCCGCAGCAGGGCTGGGAGCCCGTCCCCGGCGTGACCATCGACCACATATTCGCCGACTCGCGCATGGCGATCAGGACCTTCGGCGTCCACCACCTCCCGGACACCGACCACCGCCCGGTCTTCTCCGAGCTGGGCCTGCCCCGCTTCACGAAGCGCTGA
- a CDS encoding ABC transporter ATP-binding protein, which yields MSVSEPSTEPSGPAEPATGPSGPAATDPSGAEAANGSREWRGVAAENQDELSAQVSFLLRDRSRRLLGDLLRPYRREIILLVAIIVTCNVASLSIPYLVGVGIDAGIPPMVAGAGPRTLVTVVAAILAAAAVQLVTRRIFLRMAGRIGQSILLELRRRVFVHFQRLSLSFHEDYTSGRVVSRLTSDIDAISEMLQSGFDDLVTAVLTLVGTAVLLLVLDVHLGVVALLPLPVLMLFTGWFRRQSSIIYRRTRETVALVIVHFVESMAGMRAVQAFRGEPRNQEIFSQLNVDYRDANRRSMHLIAIFSPGVKLIGNVTIAAVLLYGGTLAIQDEVTVGVLAAFLLYLRQFYEPMQEISQFYNTFQSAGAALEKLSGVLQERPVVAEPDDPVTLERPRGRIEFQGVEFSYLDGTPVLPGLDLVVPAGQTVALVGTTGAGKTTLAKLVSRFYDPVAGRVLLDGVDLRDLGEESRHAAVVLVTQENFLFSGSVADNIRFGRPGASMADVVAAARSIGADAFVSALPEGYDTQVGKHGGRLSAGQRQLVAFARAFLADPAVLILDEATSSLDVSSERLVQRAMRTILAERTALIIAHRLSTVEIADRVLVMDGGRIMEDGPPGELVGRAGRYADLHRAWLDSISDHRDVPG from the coding sequence GTGAGCGTGTCCGAACCTTCCACCGAACCTTCCGGGCCCGCCGAACCCGCCACCGGACCTTCAGGACCCGCCGCCACGGACCCTTCCGGCGCCGAGGCCGCGAACGGGTCCCGGGAGTGGCGGGGGGTCGCGGCGGAGAACCAGGACGAGCTGTCGGCGCAGGTGTCGTTCCTGCTGCGCGACAGGTCCAGGCGGCTGCTCGGCGATCTGCTGCGCCCGTACCGCAGGGAGATCATCCTGCTTGTCGCGATCATCGTGACCTGCAACGTCGCCTCGCTCTCCATCCCCTACCTGGTAGGGGTGGGCATCGACGCGGGCATCCCGCCGATGGTGGCCGGTGCGGGACCGCGGACGCTGGTGACGGTCGTCGCGGCGATCCTGGCGGCGGCGGCCGTCCAGCTGGTGACCCGGCGGATATTCCTCAGGATGGCCGGGCGCATCGGCCAGAGCATCCTGCTGGAGCTGCGGCGGCGGGTGTTCGTCCACTTCCAGAGGCTGTCGCTGTCGTTCCACGAGGACTACACCTCGGGCCGGGTCGTCTCCCGGCTCACCTCCGACATCGACGCCATCTCCGAGATGCTGCAGTCGGGTTTCGACGACCTCGTCACCGCCGTACTGACACTGGTCGGCACGGCGGTCCTGCTGCTCGTCCTGGACGTCCACCTCGGCGTGGTCGCGCTGCTGCCGCTGCCGGTCCTGATGCTGTTCACCGGCTGGTTCCGGCGGCAGTCGAGCATCATCTACCGCAGGACCCGGGAGACCGTGGCCCTGGTGATCGTCCACTTCGTGGAGTCGATGGCCGGCATGCGCGCGGTCCAGGCGTTCCGCGGGGAGCCGCGCAACCAGGAGATCTTCTCCCAGCTGAACGTCGACTACCGCGACGCCAACCGGCGGAGCATGCACCTGATCGCGATCTTCTCACCGGGCGTCAAGCTGATCGGGAACGTGACGATCGCGGCCGTCCTCCTCTACGGGGGCACGCTGGCGATCCAGGACGAGGTCACGGTGGGCGTGCTGGCCGCCTTCCTGCTCTACCTGCGCCAGTTCTACGAGCCGATGCAGGAGATCTCGCAGTTCTACAACACGTTCCAGTCCGCCGGGGCCGCGTTGGAGAAGCTCTCCGGCGTGCTGCAGGAGCGTCCCGTGGTGGCCGAGCCCGACGACCCGGTGACGCTGGAGCGGCCACGCGGGAGGATCGAGTTCCAGGGCGTGGAGTTCTCCTACCTGGACGGCACCCCGGTGTTGCCCGGGCTGGACCTGGTGGTCCCCGCCGGGCAGACCGTGGCGCTGGTCGGCACCACCGGGGCGGGCAAGACCACGCTGGCCAAGCTGGTCTCCAGGTTCTACGACCCGGTGGCCGGGCGGGTGCTGCTGGACGGGGTCGACCTGCGCGACCTCGGCGAGGAGTCGCGGCACGCCGCGGTGGTCCTGGTCACCCAGGAGAACTTCCTGTTCAGCGGTTCGGTGGCGGACAACATCAGGTTCGGCCGGCCGGGCGCGAGCATGGCCGACGTCGTGGCGGCGGCCCGCTCGATCGGCGCCGACGCGTTCGTCTCCGCGCTTCCCGAGGGGTACGACACCCAGGTCGGCAAGCACGGCGGCCGGCTGTCGGCCGGGCAGCGGCAGCTGGTGGCGTTCGCCAGGGCGTTCCTGGCCGACCCGGCGGTGCTGATCCTCGACGAGGCGACGTCCAGCCTGGACGTCTCCAGCGAGCGGCTGGTGCAGCGGGCGATGCGGACGATCCTGGCGGAGCGGACGGCTCTGATCATCGCGCACCGCCTGTCGACCGTCGAGATCGCCGACCGGGTGCTGGTGATGGACGGCGGCAGGATCATGGAGGACGGTCCGCCCGGCGAGCTCGTCGGGCGGGCGGGCCGCTACGCCGACCTGCACCGCGCCTGGCTCGACAGCATCTCCGACCACCGCGACGTCCCCGGCTGA
- a CDS encoding UTRA domain-containing protein, protein MDLKTLHDVSELSDPIERALVLSRLMAEEQELVAEAAKMRRQAIAEARDSGMSLEDIGSRLGVSPGRISQMRKGPAARAPEGPVVRAPRVLVRRALPTDPAVRASASLFLAEAERQGVTPGRRMLYVGPEPAGEHVAACLRVEPGAEVIARRKMMTADGIPVRVATSYFRADLFGGTRLAEPGFVEPSLQSALIALGHTFGHAEENLTARPPTSFEYETLELEPGEWVVQVLRASYSDEDTPVHVLETICAANRHVFPIGQVSGHDEF, encoded by the coding sequence ATGGACCTGAAGACGCTGCACGATGTTTCCGAGCTGAGCGACCCTATCGAGCGCGCGCTGGTTTTGAGCCGTCTCATGGCCGAGGAGCAGGAGCTTGTCGCGGAGGCGGCGAAGATGCGTCGCCAGGCGATCGCCGAGGCCCGTGACTCCGGGATGAGCCTGGAGGACATAGGGTCCCGCCTGGGTGTGTCCCCGGGCCGCATCTCCCAGATGAGGAAGGGGCCGGCGGCGCGTGCCCCTGAGGGGCCCGTGGTCCGCGCGCCGAGGGTCCTGGTACGGCGGGCGCTGCCGACCGACCCCGCCGTGCGGGCTTCCGCGTCCCTGTTCCTCGCCGAGGCGGAGAGGCAGGGCGTCACGCCAGGCCGCAGAATGCTCTACGTTGGCCCGGAGCCGGCCGGTGAACACGTGGCCGCCTGCCTGCGCGTCGAACCGGGCGCCGAGGTGATCGCCCGCCGGAAGATGATGACGGCCGACGGGATCCCGGTGCGCGTCGCCACCAGTTACTTCCGGGCGGACCTGTTCGGGGGGACCCGCCTCGCCGAGCCCGGGTTCGTCGAACCGTCACTCCAGTCGGCGCTGATCGCCCTCGGCCACACCTTCGGCCACGCCGAGGAGAACCTGACGGCCCGCCCGCCGACGTCCTTCGAGTACGAGACCCTGGAGCTCGAACCGGGGGAGTGGGTCGTCCAGGTCCTGCGCGCGAGCTACTCCGACGAGGACACGCCCGTTCACGTCCTGGAGACCATCTGCGCCGCGAACAGGCACGTCTTCCCGATCGGCCAGGTCTCCGGGCACGACGAGTTCTGA
- a CDS encoding PLP-dependent cysteine synthase family protein, translating into MTSAPDLLTLLGNTPVARIGTPLPHAHPGFWAKLEGLGAGGMKARAAVSMLLGARARNELRPGAPVVESTSGTLGVGLAFAGQALGHPVVLVVDAELEPGMRALLAAYGARLETVDRPHPVGGWQQARLDRLDRVMDRLPGAYWPNQYHNPDNRAGYASLARELVAQLGAADVLVCSVGTGGHSAGVISELRRHWPEVRLIGVDTVGSTIFGQPARPRLMRGLGSSIHPRNVAYEEFDEVHWVGPAEAADTCRRLARHAFVTGGWSTGAVALVAAWAARVETGARVVTVFPDGPHRYLDSIFNDDYRRSRGLAGHPVTRPLEIADSDAVEVTGWARCRRVADPLRAVEVPA; encoded by the coding sequence GTGACCTCCGCACCGGACCTGCTCACCCTGCTCGGCAACACCCCTGTCGCCAGGATCGGGACACCGCTGCCGCACGCCCATCCCGGCTTCTGGGCCAAACTCGAAGGCCTCGGCGCGGGCGGCATGAAGGCCAGGGCCGCGGTGTCGATGCTGCTCGGGGCGCGGGCCAGGAACGAGCTCCGGCCGGGGGCGCCGGTGGTGGAGTCCACCAGCGGCACCCTCGGCGTCGGGCTGGCCTTCGCCGGCCAGGCCCTGGGCCACCCGGTGGTGCTCGTCGTCGACGCCGAGCTGGAACCGGGCATGCGGGCACTGCTGGCCGCGTACGGGGCACGGCTGGAGACGGTCGACCGGCCGCACCCGGTGGGCGGGTGGCAGCAGGCCCGGCTGGACCGGCTCGACCGGGTCATGGACCGGCTGCCCGGCGCGTACTGGCCGAACCAGTATCACAACCCCGACAACCGCGCCGGGTACGCCTCGCTGGCACGCGAGCTGGTCGCCCAGCTGGGCGCGGCGGATGTGCTCGTGTGCAGTGTCGGGACCGGCGGGCACAGCGCCGGCGTGATCTCCGAACTCCGCCGGCACTGGCCGGAGGTACGGCTCATCGGGGTCGACACGGTCGGTTCGACGATCTTCGGGCAGCCGGCGCGCCCCCGCCTCATGCGCGGGCTCGGCAGCAGCATCCACCCGCGCAACGTCGCCTACGAGGAGTTCGACGAGGTGCACTGGGTCGGGCCCGCGGAGGCCGCCGACACCTGCCGGCGCCTAGCCCGGCACGCCTTCGTCACCGGAGGCTGGAGTACCGGGGCCGTCGCGCTCGTCGCGGCCTGGGCCGCGCGGGTGGAGACGGGCGCGCGGGTGGTGACCGTCTTCCCCGACGGGCCGCACCGCTACCTCGACTCGATCTTCAACGACGACTACCGGCGCTCCCGCGGGCTGGCCGGACATCCGGTGACCCGGCCACTGGAGATCGCCGATTCCGATGCCGTCGAGGTGACGGGCTGGGCGCGCTGCCGCCGGGTCGCCGACCCGCTGCGCGCCGTGGAGGTCCCGGCATGA
- a CDS encoding dipeptide epimerase, with protein MRLGWEVVPLRLREPFRISRSVMAARDAVRIALRHDGVTGYGEIVSSAYLGLDVPRITAALERVAGRPDPETLLAELPDLPCPPGVLAGLDAALLDLAGKRDGLPVHRFTGSPSWRPVPTAYTIGICGPERAAGAARDLRDRGFTVLKVKAGSPDPADDVARIEAVRRAAPGARLLLDPNGAWSAERAVRLLERMPYVDAVEQPIAPGRPDLLAWVGRRVSMPVIADEDAGGVAEVERLAGAVRGVNVKLARCGGVLAALGVIDAARRHGMDVMLGCLVSSSLGIAPAAHLAGQARWVDLDGHLLLERDPWTGIGGEDGVLRLSGLPGLGVRPAT; from the coding sequence ATGAGGCTCGGCTGGGAGGTGGTCCCGCTGCGGCTGCGCGAGCCCTTCCGCATCTCCCGCTCGGTGATGGCCGCGCGCGACGCCGTCCGGATCGCGCTGCGCCACGACGGGGTGACCGGGTACGGCGAGATCGTGTCCAGCGCCTACCTCGGGCTGGACGTGCCCCGAATCACGGCCGCGCTGGAGCGGGTGGCCGGTCGGCCCGACCCGGAGACACTCCTCGCGGAGCTGCCGGACCTGCCGTGCCCGCCGGGGGTGCTCGCCGGCCTCGACGCGGCCCTGCTGGACCTGGCGGGCAAGCGCGACGGGCTGCCCGTCCACCGGTTCACCGGATCCCCCTCCTGGCGGCCGGTGCCCACCGCGTACACGATCGGGATCTGCGGGCCGGAGCGGGCGGCCGGAGCCGCCCGTGACCTGCGCGACCGAGGTTTCACCGTGCTGAAGGTCAAGGCCGGGTCGCCCGACCCGGCCGACGACGTGGCGCGGATCGAGGCGGTCAGGAGAGCCGCCCCCGGAGCGCGCCTGCTGCTGGACCCGAACGGCGCCTGGAGCGCCGAGCGGGCCGTCCGGCTGCTGGAGCGGATGCCCTACGTGGACGCCGTCGAGCAGCCCATCGCGCCGGGCCGTCCCGACCTGCTCGCCTGGGTCGGCCGGCGGGTATCGATGCCGGTGATAGCCGATGAGGACGCCGGAGGAGTGGCCGAGGTCGAGCGGCTGGCGGGAGCCGTCCGGGGGGTCAACGTCAAACTCGCCCGGTGCGGCGGCGTGCTGGCCGCGCTCGGCGTCATCGACGCGGCGCGGCGCCACGGCATGGACGTCATGCTCGGCTGCCTGGTGTCCAGCTCGCTCGGCATCGCCCCCGCCGCCCACCTGGCCGGGCAGGCCCGCTGGGTCGACCTCGACGGCCATTTACTGCTGGAGCGCGACCCCTGGACCGGTATCGGCGGCGAGGACGGCGTGCTGCGGCTCTCCGGCCTCCCCGGCCTCGGCGTGCGGCCGGCGACATGA
- a CDS encoding MFS transporter produces MTTSFSRAPEGRAKRLAATLYAYTLLDEFVLFYPFYALLFVDTGLSTAEISSLLVIWSVTSVVLEVPSGVWADAVSRRALLALAPLLAAVGFGLWGAAPSYWVFAVGFVLWGASGALQSGALEALVYTELDHLGAAGRYAAIMGRARAVGTGAAMVSMAVAAPVFAVGGYSLVAAGSVLACVLAAVAALAFPEHRVSPGREAEAAGEGETPEGGYAAILREGLRAARADRSTRRALLLVPAVTALWGSLEEYTPLLAIGTGVATHVVPLLVLLVSVGIAAGGLLAAAGRSFTDREFAALLAFGALALGAGAVSGVAAGFVALAVAFCVFQMASVLADVRLQESITGPARATVTSLAGVGTEVGAVLVYGGYAAASALTGHAAIFTASAVPYAVLALVLFLGGSRSRRAETVRAPLGDP; encoded by the coding sequence ATGACCACTTCTTTTTCCCGTGCGCCCGAAGGGCGTGCGAAGCGCCTGGCCGCGACGCTCTACGCCTACACCCTCCTTGATGAGTTCGTCCTGTTCTACCCGTTCTACGCGTTGCTGTTCGTCGATACGGGTCTGTCGACCGCCGAGATCTCCTCGCTCCTGGTGATCTGGTCGGTCACCTCCGTCGTGCTGGAGGTTCCCTCGGGGGTGTGGGCCGACGCCGTCTCGCGGCGCGCGCTGCTCGCCCTGGCGCCGCTGCTCGCCGCCGTCGGCTTCGGCCTGTGGGGCGCGGCCCCCTCCTACTGGGTGTTCGCCGTGGGCTTCGTGCTGTGGGGCGCCTCGGGAGCGCTGCAGTCGGGCGCACTGGAGGCGCTGGTCTACACCGAGCTCGACCACCTGGGCGCGGCCGGCCGCTATGCCGCGATCATGGGCCGTGCCCGCGCGGTCGGCACGGGCGCGGCCATGGTGTCCATGGCCGTGGCCGCCCCGGTGTTCGCCGTGGGCGGCTACTCGCTGGTCGCCGCGGGCAGCGTCCTGGCGTGTGTGCTCGCCGCGGTGGCCGCGCTGGCCTTTCCCGAGCATCGCGTAAGCCCCGGCAGGGAAGCCGAGGCGGCCGGTGAGGGGGAGACGCCGGAGGGCGGCTACGCCGCGATCCTGCGCGAGGGGCTACGGGCGGCGCGTGCCGACCGGTCGACGCGCCGGGCGCTGCTGCTGGTACCGGCGGTGACGGCCCTGTGGGGGTCGCTGGAGGAGTACACCCCGCTGCTCGCGATCGGCACCGGCGTCGCCACGCACGTCGTGCCGCTCCTGGTGCTTCTGGTCTCCGTGGGCATCGCGGCCGGTGGCCTGCTCGCGGCGGCCGGGCGGAGCTTCACGGACCGGGAGTTCGCCGCGCTCCTCGCGTTCGGGGCGCTGGCGCTCGGCGCGGGCGCGGTCAGCGGTGTCGCGGCGGGGTTCGTCGCCCTCGCGGTGGCCTTCTGCGTCTTCCAGATGGCGAGCGTGCTGGCCGACGTGCGGCTGCAGGAGAGCATCACGGGCCCGGCCCGCGCCACCGTGACCTCGCTGGCCGGGGTGGGCACCGAAGTGGGCGCCGTCCTCGTCTACGGCGGTTACGCCGCGGCCTCGGCGCTGACCGGTCACGCCGCGATCTTCACCGCCTCCGCGGTGCCGTACGCCGTCCTCGCCCTGGTCCTGTTCCTCGGCGGGTCCCGCTCGCGGAGGGCCGAGACCGTCCGGGCCCCGCTCGGCGATCCGTGA
- a CDS encoding Rossmann-like domain-containing protein, producing the protein MKPSAGLGGLVADVLACRAGSDPARQRISVGFVTKQGAHHATRGRGYRNHVISLRLGEAVGSCAVEPDAIPDDVVYDCVGRDVATLLSHPLAAVRTAALDAYLMREHPHDPADAVAVPAGSSLDKSMARAAMVVDLLPVPAGGRVLVVGVVNSLLHRLRERGLRYVPCDLRGGETEWGEPHVTDAGAALEGCDAVLASGMTLGNGTFDPLLRHARDTGKPLVLFAQTGSAVLRRFVGAGVTALSAEPYPFFWLDGGPTLIYRYRSEGAR; encoded by the coding sequence GTGAAGCCGTCGGCCGGGCTCGGCGGGCTGGTCGCGGACGTGCTGGCCTGCCGGGCGGGCTCCGACCCCGCCCGGCAGCGGATCAGCGTCGGATTCGTCACCAAGCAGGGCGCGCACCACGCCACCCGGGGCCGCGGCTACCGCAACCACGTGATCAGTCTCCGGCTCGGCGAGGCGGTCGGGTCCTGCGCGGTGGAACCGGACGCGATACCCGACGACGTGGTGTACGACTGCGTGGGCCGCGACGTGGCCACGCTGCTGTCGCACCCGCTGGCCGCGGTGCGCACGGCCGCCCTGGACGCCTACCTGATGCGCGAGCATCCCCACGACCCGGCCGACGCCGTGGCCGTGCCCGCCGGGTCCTCCCTGGACAAGTCGATGGCCCGGGCCGCCATGGTGGTGGACCTCCTCCCCGTCCCCGCCGGGGGCCGGGTACTGGTGGTCGGCGTGGTCAACTCGCTCCTGCACCGCCTGCGGGAACGCGGCCTCCGCTACGTGCCGTGCGACCTGCGGGGCGGCGAGACCGAATGGGGCGAGCCGCACGTCACCGACGCCGGGGCCGCGCTGGAGGGCTGCGACGCCGTGCTCGCCTCCGGAATGACGCTGGGAAACGGGACCTTCGATCCGCTGCTGCGCCACGCGCGCGACACCGGCAAGCCCCTGGTGCTCTTCGCCCAGACCGGCAGCGCCGTGCTCCGGCGGTTCGTCGGCGCCGGGGTCACCGCCCTCTCCGCGGAGCCGTACCCGTTCTTCTGGCTGGACGGCGGCCCGACCCTCATCTACCGCTATCGGTCGGAAGGAGCCAGGTGA
- a CDS encoding ABC transporter ATP-binding protein, with protein sequence MKSYLRPYVTRLVAIWVLSFAAVAIGITIPLIGREIIDGPVARGDTGAVAPLALLALGLGVIEALLVFLRRWLLAAAVLGLETSIRDDLYGHLQRLPMGFHASWQSGQLLSRATTDLSTIRRFLGFGLLFLVLTTVQIVTVTGLLLHMYWPLGLLVVASAVPIVITTLRFERRYITISRRVQDEQGDLATVVEESAAGIRTIKAFGRGPYVSGVFEEGALKVYRTSMEKVRLSARFFTFLEVIPNITLALVLLLGALAVGSGTLTLGTLVAFATLMLQLVWPVSALGFILTMGQEAMTAADRVMEVLDTEPEIVGGTGVIERPRGHLRFEGAGFTFPGDEDPVLRDVWLEVRPGETVAVVGATGSGKTTLTSLVPRLHDVGTGRVTIDGVDVRDLPLPTLRSMVATAFEEPTLFSMSVRENLTLGRHDASEEEIAEALRIAQAGFVHALPWGLETRIGEQGMSLSGGQRQRLALARAVLSRPRILVLDDTLSALDVETEALVEEALRHVLREATGIVVAHRASTVLLADRVALLLDGTIAHVGEHHELMASVPEYRALLSADPDAEEARL encoded by the coding sequence TTGAAGTCCTACCTCCGCCCGTACGTCACCCGCCTGGTCGCCATCTGGGTGCTGTCCTTCGCCGCGGTCGCGATCGGCATCACCATCCCGCTGATCGGCAGGGAGATCATCGACGGCCCCGTCGCCCGGGGCGACACCGGGGCCGTGGCACCCCTCGCACTGCTCGCCCTGGGACTGGGCGTGATCGAGGCTTTGCTCGTCTTCCTGAGGCGGTGGCTGCTGGCCGCCGCCGTCCTCGGCCTGGAGACCAGCATCCGCGACGACCTCTACGGCCATCTGCAGCGGCTGCCGATGGGATTCCACGCCTCCTGGCAGTCGGGCCAGCTGCTGTCGCGGGCGACGACCGACCTGTCGACGATCCGGCGCTTCCTCGGCTTCGGCCTGCTCTTCCTCGTGCTGACCACCGTCCAGATCGTGACGGTGACCGGGCTGCTGCTCCACATGTACTGGCCGCTCGGGCTGCTGGTCGTCGCCTCGGCGGTGCCGATCGTGATCACCACCCTGCGCTTCGAGCGCAGGTACATCACCATCTCCCGCCGGGTCCAGGACGAGCAGGGCGACCTCGCCACGGTCGTCGAGGAGTCGGCGGCCGGCATCCGTACCATCAAGGCGTTCGGCCGAGGGCCGTACGTCTCCGGGGTCTTCGAGGAAGGAGCGCTGAAGGTCTACCGAACCTCGATGGAGAAGGTCCGTCTGTCGGCCAGGTTCTTCACCTTCCTCGAGGTGATCCCGAACATCACCCTCGCGCTCGTGCTGCTGCTCGGCGCCCTGGCGGTCGGCTCCGGCACGCTGACGCTGGGCACGCTGGTGGCCTTCGCCACCCTGATGCTGCAGCTGGTCTGGCCCGTCTCCGCGCTCGGCTTCATCCTGACGATGGGCCAGGAGGCGATGACCGCGGCGGACCGGGTGATGGAGGTGCTCGACACCGAACCGGAGATCGTCGGGGGCACCGGCGTGATCGAACGGCCCCGGGGGCACCTGCGCTTCGAGGGGGCGGGCTTCACCTTCCCCGGCGACGAGGACCCGGTGCTCCGCGACGTCTGGCTGGAGGTACGGCCGGGAGAGACCGTGGCGGTCGTGGGCGCGACGGGTTCCGGCAAGACCACGCTGACCTCCCTGGTGCCGCGACTGCACGACGTCGGCACGGGCCGGGTCACGATCGACGGGGTCGACGTCCGCGACCTGCCGCTGCCCACGCTGCGCTCGATGGTCGCCACGGCCTTCGAGGAACCGACGCTGTTCTCGATGAGCGTGAGGGAGAACCTCACGCTGGGGCGGCACGACGCGAGCGAGGAGGAGATCGCGGAGGCGCTGCGGATCGCCCAGGCCGGGTTCGTCCACGCGCTGCCGTGGGGGCTGGAGACCCGGATCGGCGAGCAGGGCATGTCCCTGTCCGGTGGCCAGCGCCAGCGGCTCGCGCTGGCGCGCGCGGTTCTCAGCCGTCCCAGGATCCTCGTGCTGGACGACACGCTGTCGGCCCTGGACGTCGAGACCGAGGCCCTGGTGGAGGAGGCGCTCCGGCACGTGCTGCGCGAGGCGACCGGGATCGTCGTCGCCCACCGGGCCTCCACCGTACTCCTCGCCGACAGGGTGGCCCTGCTGCTCGACGGCACGATCGCGCACGTCGGCGAGCACCACGAGCTCATGGCGAGCGTGCCCGAGTACCGCGCGCTGCTGTCGGCGGACCCGGACGCCGAGGAGGCGCGGCTGTGA